One window of the Saccopteryx bilineata isolate mSacBil1 chromosome 2, mSacBil1_pri_phased_curated, whole genome shotgun sequence genome contains the following:
- the CD244 gene encoding natural killer cell receptor 2B4 isoform X1, with product MLAPALSLTLLLLLLKGHPSQGSTVSCAPVVGRSGASLRVQPPGTQTRAKSVEWKAQLRSQSERCVILKWTNESGVKNPTLKCNHRFNNRLNFSTETLSLIMEAAQQQDSGNYILEVTDEEGKMLTHECNVSVFDPVGRPQMQQKVEALDGGKCQVTVCCSVPGDGGGDVSYTWYRGSEQIRELSKLEEQINATDSHVYMCNVSNPVSWASQTLVLSQACRDAHRKFALLHLLMIIVSLIITLFLGALTCFCVWRRKRKVSQPRTEELLTVYEDVRKAPVRSNQEQEQGQGQGSPGEGNTIYSMILSQPPASTSETTAATLYSVVHPCQKFGSKKRNPNPSFHNTIYEEVGKIPPKAENPA from the exons ATGCTGGCACCAGCCCTCTCCCTcacgctcctcctcctcctcctcaaggGACATCCGAGCCAAG GTTCCACCGTCTCCTGTGCACCTGTGGTGGGTCGCTCGGGAGCATCTCTGAGGGTACAGCCCCCTGGCACACAGACAAGGGCAAAGTCTGTCGAATGGAAGGCACAGCTGCGTTCACAGTCAGAACGTTGTGTGATACTCAAGTGGACAAATGAGTCTGGTGTAAAGAACCCAACTTTGAAATGTAATCATCGTTTCAACAATAGACTTAATTTTTCGACTGAGACCTTAAGTCTTATCATGGAGGCAGCTCAGCAGCAAGACAGCGGTAACTACATCCTGGAGGTCACAGATGAGGAGGGGAAGATGTTGACTCACGAGTGCAATGTTTCTGTGTTTG ATCCTGTCGGGAGGCCCCAGATGCAGCAGAAGGTGGAGGCCCTGGATGGAGGGAAGTGCCAAGTGACTGTGTGCTGCTCGGTCCCAGGAGATGGAGGTGGCGATGTGAGCTATACCTGGTACAGAGGGAGTGAGCAGATCCGGGAGCTCTCCAAACTGGAGGAGCAGATCAATGCCACTGACTCGCACGTGTACATGTGCAACGTCAGCAACCCCGTCAGCTGGGCAAGTCAGACCCTCGTGCTCAGCCAGGCCTGTCGGGATGCCCACCGGA AATTCGCCCTCCTACATCTTCTGATGATCATCGTGAGTCTCATAATCACACTGTTCCTTGGCGCCCTCACCTGCTTCTGtgtgtggaggaggaagaggaaggtgtCAC AGCCCCGGACAGAGGAGCTCCTGACAGTTTATGAAGATGTCCGCAAGGCGCCAGTCAGGAGCAATCAA gagcaggagcaggggcaggggcaaggTTCCCCCGGGGAAGGGAACACCATCTACTCCATGATCCTGTCCCAG CCTCCGGCTTCCACATCAGAAACCACTGCAGCTACATTGTACTCAGTAGTGCACCCCTGCCAGAAG
- the CD244 gene encoding natural killer cell receptor 2B4 isoform X2 has protein sequence MLAPALSLTLLLLLLKGHPSQGSTVSCAPVVGRSGASLRVQPPGTQTRAKSVEWKAQLRSQSERCVILKWTNESGVKNPTLKCNHRFNNRLNFSTETLSLIMEAAQQQDSGNYILEVTDEEGKMLTHECNVSVFDPVGRPQMQQKVEALDGGKCQVTVCCSVPGDGGGDVSYTWYRGSEQIRELSKLEEQINATDSHVYMCNVSNPVSWASQTLVLSQACRDAHRKFALLHLLMIIVSLIITLFLGALTCFCVWRRKRKVSQPRTEELLTVYEDVRKAPVRSNQEQEQGQGQGSPGEGNTIYSMILSQPPASTSETTAATLYSVVHPCQKVGKIPPKAENPA, from the exons ATGCTGGCACCAGCCCTCTCCCTcacgctcctcctcctcctcctcaaggGACATCCGAGCCAAG GTTCCACCGTCTCCTGTGCACCTGTGGTGGGTCGCTCGGGAGCATCTCTGAGGGTACAGCCCCCTGGCACACAGACAAGGGCAAAGTCTGTCGAATGGAAGGCACAGCTGCGTTCACAGTCAGAACGTTGTGTGATACTCAAGTGGACAAATGAGTCTGGTGTAAAGAACCCAACTTTGAAATGTAATCATCGTTTCAACAATAGACTTAATTTTTCGACTGAGACCTTAAGTCTTATCATGGAGGCAGCTCAGCAGCAAGACAGCGGTAACTACATCCTGGAGGTCACAGATGAGGAGGGGAAGATGTTGACTCACGAGTGCAATGTTTCTGTGTTTG ATCCTGTCGGGAGGCCCCAGATGCAGCAGAAGGTGGAGGCCCTGGATGGAGGGAAGTGCCAAGTGACTGTGTGCTGCTCGGTCCCAGGAGATGGAGGTGGCGATGTGAGCTATACCTGGTACAGAGGGAGTGAGCAGATCCGGGAGCTCTCCAAACTGGAGGAGCAGATCAATGCCACTGACTCGCACGTGTACATGTGCAACGTCAGCAACCCCGTCAGCTGGGCAAGTCAGACCCTCGTGCTCAGCCAGGCCTGTCGGGATGCCCACCGGA AATTCGCCCTCCTACATCTTCTGATGATCATCGTGAGTCTCATAATCACACTGTTCCTTGGCGCCCTCACCTGCTTCTGtgtgtggaggaggaagaggaaggtgtCAC AGCCCCGGACAGAGGAGCTCCTGACAGTTTATGAAGATGTCCGCAAGGCGCCAGTCAGGAGCAATCAA gagcaggagcaggggcaggggcaaggTTCCCCCGGGGAAGGGAACACCATCTACTCCATGATCCTGTCCCAG CCTCCGGCTTCCACATCAGAAACCACTGCAGCTACATTGTACTCAGTAGTGCACCCCTGCCAGAAG